The following proteins are co-located in the Atribacterota bacterium genome:
- a CDS encoding 2-hydroxyacyl-CoA dehydratase family protein: protein MTRVGYFCSYVPWELLSACGLEGVFLSPSRQPSPEVEALFPVPFCPLAKIVGEEIRSRDFDLTVFALSCDTSRRTWETVRNLFPQKEVLSLEVPFGDSALQIQKFARELEHLGQILARRQGLHPLDLEMRLDAILSSAFSEKKLVGELFFGGKISGRTLLRHEMGKTIVLQTVEKPFILSGSHLFVDNLATLLEERNISFVEETPLGVRRFALVPFKGDLVPSSDPFLDLARMYLSYKFPCPRERNLRLRTLKALITHLEARGIIYLYPKFCDFALHDLAHIRRYITLPILSLEHDLTPNLPQWTTRLEGFLEVTGSA, encoded by the coding sequence ATGACAAGGGTCGGTTACTTCTGTAGCTACGTTCCCTGGGAACTCCTTTCGGCCTGCGGTCTAGAGGGAGTTTTTCTTTCTCCCTCCCGGCAACCCTCCCCAGAAGTGGAAGCGCTTTTCCCTGTTCCCTTCTGTCCTCTGGCCAAGATAGTGGGAGAGGAGATCCGCTCGAGGGACTTTGATCTTACGGTCTTTGCCCTTTCCTGTGACACCTCCCGGCGAACCTGGGAAACCGTCAGAAATCTTTTCCCCCAAAAAGAAGTTCTTTCCCTTGAAGTCCCCTTTGGGGACTCTGCTCTCCAGATCCAGAAATTCGCCCGGGAACTGGAGCATTTAGGCCAGATTCTCGCTCGGCGGCAGGGTTTGCACCCTCTGGATTTAGAAATGCGCCTGGATGCTATACTCTCCTCGGCGTTTTCCGAGAAAAAGCTTGTAGGAGAGCTCTTTTTTGGAGGGAAAATCTCCGGAAGAACTCTTCTTCGGCACGAAATGGGGAAAACGATTGTCTTACAAACGGTTGAAAAACCCTTTATTCTCTCCGGATCCCACCTCTTTGTGGATAACCTGGCCACGCTTCTGGAAGAGCGAAACATCTCCTTCGTGGAAGAAACCCCCCTGGGGGTTCGGCGTTTTGCCCTGGTCCCCTTCAAAGGGGATCTCGTTCCCTCTTCGGATCCCTTTTTAGATCTGGCCCGGATGTACCTCTCCTATAAATTTCCCTGCCCCCGGGAACGGAATCTCCGTCTTCGAACCTTGAAAGCACTGATAACCCACCTTGAGGCCCGAGGGATAATCTATCTCTATCCCAAGTTCTGTGACTTTGCCCTGCACGACTTGGCCCATATCCGTCGCTATATAACACTTCCCATTCTTTCCTTAGAGCACGATCTCACTCCCAACCTCCCTCAGTGGACCACACGCTTAGAGGGTTTCCTGGAAGTGACTGGCAGTGCATAA
- a CDS encoding lipid-binding SYLF domain-containing protein gives MKRLLIAIILCFVIALPLLARENLIIQSRELLEELEESVDRSLFTSLLRRAEGVAIFPEVKRVGLFLGGYFGEGLVLRKDKKGRFFGPAFLKIEGLSVGPQIGVQVQGLVLLLMNRQGIEAFYKDGFTLGGNISIAAGPLGRGFSAGVDTELSSSIYAYAIARGFFAGISIEGARIRDNKKANEAFFGRKTSVQEILTEKQAEDRATRELIRTIRRLRLGEGEET, from the coding sequence ATGAAACGCCTTTTGATTGCCATTATCCTTTGTTTTGTGATCGCCCTTCCTCTTCTAGCCAGAGAAAACCTCATCATCCAGTCCCGGGAACTCCTGGAGGAACTGGAAGAATCGGTGGACCGTTCGCTTTTTACTTCCCTTCTACGGCGGGCGGAAGGAGTGGCCATTTTCCCCGAAGTGAAGCGAGTGGGCCTTTTCCTGGGAGGGTATTTCGGAGAAGGGCTGGTTCTACGGAAAGACAAAAAGGGGCGATTTTTTGGACCAGCTTTTTTGAAAATCGAGGGCCTGAGCGTGGGACCGCAAATTGGGGTCCAGGTGCAGGGTCTGGTGCTTCTCCTCATGAATCGCCAGGGAATCGAAGCCTTTTATAAAGACGGCTTCACCCTGGGAGGGAACATCTCCATTGCTGCCGGCCCCTTGGGACGGGGATTTTCGGCCGGAGTGGATACGGAGCTTTCCTCATCCATTTATGCTTATGCCATTGCCCGGGGGTTTTTCGCCGGGATATCCATTGAAGGTGCCCGAATCAGGGACAATAAAAAGGCCAACGAAGCCTTCTTCGGCCGGAAAACCTCAGTGCAGGAGATTTTGACCGAAAAACAGGCCGAAGACCGCGCCACCCGGGAGCTCATTCGAACCATACGGAGACTCCGGCTGGGAGAAGGGGAGGAAACATGA
- a CDS encoding 2-hydroxyacyl-CoA dehydratase family protein, with amino-acid sequence MHKKSAFLLQSISFLLERPTLFALLKPYLWWLQWKNPFPTLAQFSYRITLENVLTLYGRKKPVVWASLFFPAEFIYALDGAPFYPEITAGLFSALGVGAIPLFHAESHFFSADLCSYHRLSVGASMLRFFPRPDFLCATSGICRETVPFFQTLAELFGVPLYLVDIPHEFSPKTVRYVASQLRSIAQNLKRDRRVTWDFERPFELAQKTQTVLQEIEALRRKKEVMILPPTKNLDYLPYYYQFMGSETSLSFFQKLRDELRQNPKNPLPHRLLWLHLKPFYSNFLSALLTELGLGIAFEEFAATYSGELKPKEPFQGLAEKITVMSHALMDEKARIARILQWVSEYQTEGVIQFNQWGCRQSQGMNALLRKTLRGEGVPVLFLDGDHIDRRHHTEEQWRTRLQAFAEMLGG; translated from the coding sequence GTGCATAAGAAGAGCGCCTTTCTCCTGCAGAGTATCAGCTTTCTCCTGGAACGCCCAACGCTTTTTGCGCTTCTCAAACCCTATCTTTGGTGGCTGCAGTGGAAAAATCCCTTCCCGACCTTAGCCCAGTTTTCCTACAGAATCACTTTAGAAAACGTACTCACCCTCTACGGACGAAAAAAGCCGGTGGTGTGGGCCAGCCTCTTTTTCCCAGCGGAATTCATTTATGCTCTGGACGGAGCCCCCTTTTACCCTGAAATCACTGCCGGCCTTTTTTCGGCACTCGGGGTGGGCGCCATTCCCTTGTTTCACGCTGAAAGCCACTTTTTCTCTGCGGACCTCTGTAGCTACCACCGCCTGAGCGTAGGAGCGAGCATGCTCCGCTTCTTTCCCCGTCCAGATTTCCTCTGTGCTACAAGCGGTATCTGTCGGGAGACGGTTCCTTTTTTTCAGACTCTGGCCGAGCTCTTCGGAGTTCCTCTCTACCTCGTCGATATTCCCCACGAGTTTTCCCCAAAAACCGTGCGTTACGTAGCTAGCCAACTTCGATCCATCGCTCAAAACCTGAAGCGCGACAGACGAGTTACCTGGGATTTCGAACGTCCTTTTGAATTGGCCCAAAAAACCCAAACGGTGCTTCAGGAAATCGAAGCCCTGCGCCGCAAAAAGGAAGTCATGATTCTTCCACCCACCAAAAACCTGGATTACCTCCCCTATTACTACCAGTTCATGGGAAGCGAGACCTCTCTTTCCTTTTTCCAGAAACTCCGGGATGAGCTGCGCCAAAATCCGAAAAATCCCTTGCCACATCGCCTTCTCTGGCTCCATCTCAAACCCTTCTATTCAAATTTCCTCTCGGCACTTTTGACCGAGCTCGGCCTGGGGATAGCGTTCGAAGAATTTGCTGCCACCTATTCCGGGGAGCTCAAACCCAAAGAACCCTTCCAAGGTTTGGCCGAAAAAATCACTGTAATGAGTCACGCCTTGATGGACGAAAAGGCTCGGATAGCAAGAATTCTGCAGTGGGTTTCGGAGTACCAGACCGAAGGGGTCATTCAGTTCAACCAGTGGGGATGCCGCCAGAGCCAGGGGATGAATGCTCTACTGCGGAAAACCTTGCGAGGGGAGGGAGTGCCGGTGCTTTTCTTGGATGGCGACCACATAGACCGCCGCCACCACACCGAAGAGCAGTGGCGCACGCGCTTACAGGCCTTTGCAGAAATGCTGGGCGGTTGA